From the genome of Falco cherrug isolate bFalChe1 chromosome 10, bFalChe1.pri, whole genome shotgun sequence:
ggcaggtggggggctgccccacagcGCCCAGGGCTAGAGGCCGAGGGAGAAGGCCCCTGAGTCGGTGGACTGCTTGTCCCGGCTGCAGAGCCCCAGTGCCCCAGGGGGACACTccgtggggctggtgggggccATGGGCACACCGGCTGCTGGCACCTGTGGGGCAGTGGATGGCCACCGGCTTAgttcctgccccacagccagggcacCTGCGGGGGGACTCGGGGGCGGTGCTTGCACGTGCCCCCCACCGGTCAGCCCCATACATCCCCCCGAGGGGCCTCATCCAACACCCTCACGGAGGGGaacctgctgccccccagccccacggcagccccggccccacgGCTGACCTCCTCGAACTTGCGGGCCTTGTAGTGCTCGGCTCCCTTCAGGAAGTTGAGCAGGATGATATCGCACAGCACCGTGCCCTGGGGGGGTCTGCGTTGGCGTGGGGGGGCCCACACAGTGGGACACCCCCCTGacacccccacagcccccgcagagccaggcagctgtCACCCCGGGGCTTTGCTGTGTCCCCGTGCCCCACGGGCTGTGGGGTTTTCCCCTACCCCCCTCCCAGTCACCATGGGGCACCgccgccccccctgccccactgctgcgGGGTGCGCggggccccccagccccccgggagGTGCCGCCACAGGAGGGGCTGGGAACAGCCACCACTCACCACGCTGATGGAGGTGAAAGCTGCCACCGTGTTGATGAGGGTGGGGATGATACCAAACTTCCCAGCCTGCGGGTGCAGAGACCCCTGTCACGGGGAGGCGTCCCCCCACCGTGGCCCCCACGGGGGCTGTGCCCCACACGTACATTGCCGTACACCAGGACGTCAAAGCGGATGCCGAAGGCCTTGGTGAGCGTGCGGCGCTCGGTGCCATCCTGCCAGCGGTAGTACCGGGCGTGCCTGCGCGGGAcagggggctgtgctgggctgcgcATGCGTGTCACACGTGTCCCCATGCAGTGGCGTGTGCTGTACCTGAAGTTGTAGCCGGTggcaggggccggggggcgggcgAGGCCATCCAGGCGGGTGAAGGAGTAGCGGGGCAGGCAGTGCTCCCAGGCACGGTCCAGGTCGCACACCCACCCGATCTTGATGCCCAGcactcccccctgcccccgccggCAGGTGAGCCACATGCTGCGGCCCCCTGGCCCCATGTCCCCACATCCCTGTGCCCTCTAtcccatgtccccatgtccctgcgTCCCTGTGCCCTGTATCGATGGCCCCATGGCCCACATCCCCATGTCCCATGTCCCCTGTCTCACATCCCTGTGTCGCCATGTCCCCAAATCCCATGTCTCAGGTCCCCACGTCCCACAGTCCTGTGCCTCCACATCCCACATCCCCGTGTCCCCATGACCCACATCTCCCATCCCCACGCCCCATGCCTCTGTGTCCCCATGGCCCATGGCCCTGCACCCCCACATCTCCCATCCCCATGCTCCACATCTCACATTCCCATGTCCCCCCATCCCACATCTCacatccctgcatccccacGCCCCGTGActctgtccccatgtccccttgTCCTCACACAGCacatccccatgtccccatgttCCACATATCACATCCCCACATCCCGTGCCtctctgtgtccccatgtcccacATCCCTGTGTCCTCAAGGTCCATGTCCCGTGTCCCTGTGCCCCCACATCCCACGCCCCCTGCCTCAGATCCCCGTGCCCCCACAGCCCGCCTGCCatgtccccgtgtcccccgGCTCACGGTGGCGGCCAGCGTGGGGAAGTCCTGCCCGGCGAGGCGCACCACGTCCCCCAGCCGCAGgatggggcagaggggctgccgCTCGGGGTGGAACCGGCACCgtcccagctgccccccacTGCCGGGAGGCGGCAGGTTGGCCCTGGGGAGAACACAGCCATCAGCCACCTGGGCCAGGGGGACACACGGCCCCCATGCCTGTCGCTATGTCCCCGCCGCCACTCACTTCTCAAAACCAAAGAGTGGGAAGCGGATGCTGTTCTTGATGAAGAGGGTGAAGTTTTCGGCCTCCAGCATGACGGGTCTAGGGAAACAGGGGGTGTCTATGGGGACACGGAGGGGGGGCATGGacacctgccagccccagcaccgctGTACCCCACGTCACACTCACACATCCACGGTGTCCACCTCAGGCGGGCACCAGCCCCGGATCTCACAGGTGTGCAGGGTCCGGTTGTAGGGGACGCAGCGCCCCGTGAGCAGTCCTGCCGGCCCCCCCCGTCAgtgtggggagcaggcagggcccccggcccccccggccccccccggccccccccctcACCGCTGCCTGTGGCGGGGTTCTTGCCCCGGCAGTCATGGTCGGCCGTGCAGCGGTACTCGGCTTCGCTCTGCAGGGGAGCCGTGAGAGGAGGGGGTGCACCCCAGcgtgcccccccccgccccccccagccccatacCTCTGGGCAGATGCCCTGCACCTGGTTCTCCGTCAGGATCTGCTTGGTGACCACCACGAACACCGAGGTGCCCTGGGAGGGGGGCATCCCCATCACCCTCTGCTCGCTTCCAAGGGGGAAACtgaggcggggcgggggagggggtggggcGGCACCCCCGAACCTGGTGGGGGGTGACGTAGTCGGCCGTGTCCAGCACCCGACCGGCATAGCGCCCGATGCCCTTGACCTTGGTCACCACCGAAGACTCGATGACAGTGTCCCGCACCTGGTAGGCTTTCTCATGGAGGAACACCCAGCTGGGACAACACCCGCAGAGGGTGACGGTGGGGACGGCCACCCCCATAGCACCTGCCTGTGCCTCCCTTGccacccccagctgctggagctctgtGGCACCCGGGGCTGCCAGCACGTGTGGCTGCCAGTCCTCTGACAGGTGCTTGTCACCTGCTGATGGCTGCTGTCACCCCCCCAGGGAGCACCCGGGGGCAGAGACCCCACTCTGTCACCTGCTGTGGCCGTGCTGCTGCTCCCGCCCCCCTTGTGTCACCCACACCGACACTGTCCCCTCCCTGTCACCTGCACCAGGATGCTCTGCTGGCTGTCCCCCTTGCATCACCCGCACCAACACCCCCCTGTCACCTGCACCGGCATGCTCTCCTGGCCTCTCCCATCGTGTCACTCATGCTGGCACACCTGACATTCCTGGCACTGACACACTTGTCACCCTCTCACCTGTCCCTCCTCCGCCCTATCACCCATGCTGTCACCCACCCTGTCACCCGTGCtgacaccccctgccccccccaccccagctgtcCCTTCACTGTCCCCCCACTGCCACAAATCATCACCCCCCTCCCCTTGTCACCCCGCGGGTGTCActggcagcagccccctgccccccgggTGCCACCCGCCTGTCACCACCGCATGCGGCCCTGCCGGGGGTCTCACCCCACGAAGTAAGCGAGGATGAGGAGCTGCACGCCGCGGTTGATGGCCCCCACCACCCAGCTCTTCACCACCACCGACTTGGTGGTCTCGTAGGAGAAGAAACTGGTCACCCAGCGGGTGCCGGGGCGCGGAGCCGGCATGGGcagggcggggcagggcaggcagggcacaggcagggcagggcacaggcagggcacaggcaggcaggcagggcagggcagaggcaggcagggcagggcagggcagaggcagcggTACCGGCGGCGAGGGATGGTGCAGGCAGGgcgggggcaggcaggggcaccGGCAGCGAGGGGTGCTATgggcaggacagggctgggaggcagggcacaggcagcgGTACcggcagggcacaggcagcgAGGGCTGGTGCGGGCAGGGcgggcgccgggcggggggcggaggCACGGCTcgggggaggcggggaggggcggTGCCGGGTGCCCTCCTCGCCGTGCCGGTGGCGGGGGAGCCCCGTGTCGGGGGGCGCAGCGGGGTCCCAGGTCCCCGGGGGGCCTTTGGGGGTGCCCCGTCtcggggggccggggcgcccccgccccctgggtgcccccagcccgggggtCCCGGTTGCGAGCCAGAGGCTTCCCGCCGCTCTACGGTGCCCAGCGAGGCAGCGCGGCCGGTGGGGGCCCGGGGGAGCAGCTGATGCAGCCCCACCCCACTCGCCACCTCCTCTGTAGCGGGTGCGGGGCGCCGCGTACTCTCTAGCCGTAGTCCTCCCGGCGCTCTATGGTCCTGTCCGCGCCGTTGCCGCGCGGTCCTCCGGCGCCCAGAGCGGCCCCTCTCTATGGCGGAAGTGAGGCCGAGTTCCgccggcggcggtggcggcggcggcggcgggagggaggCTCCGCGTGAGGTTCGTGTTGCGCAGGCGGGAAAAGTGGCGGCGGTGCGGagggggccgggcccggcggggccgcaccggggcgggggggcgggggctgggccCCGGTGGGGGGAGGATGAGGTCGGGGGGTTGGGGACTGGGAGCAGCGGGGAGGGGATTTGGGGTGCGGGGGGAGGGGCgcactggggaggggaagggcagggctggagggaccgcgggcggggggcgcaaGGGGAGGCCCGGGGCcgaggcagagctgggggagggggagcgcggggccgggggcggccggggcgccCCCCGCGCGTGGGTCACGTGCCACCCCGAGGGGCAGCGTTGGGGGGCGAGGAGAGCGGCCCGGGGGGGCCGGCGTGGCCTTTCGGGGCTGCGGCGCGGCCGTGCGTGCAGAGCCTGGCCCGGCGGGAGGCCCAGGAGCCATCTTCCCCCCGCAGCCGCTTCGCTGAGCTCTgctcaccctcctcctccttgcccccacagctgctctgtccTCGTCCCCACCTGCCGCTGGCCCGGGGCATGCCAGGCTGGGGCGGGAGCTGAACGACTCGCTGCGCTCGGCCTCCTTCCCCTCCCGCAGCCCAGGTGCTGCCACCTGCCCCGGCCGCCATGGCTGACACGCTGGAGTTCAACGAGATCTACCAGGAGGTGAAGGGGTCCATGGTGAgtgagctggggtggggggacagtCCCTGGGGAGACCTGCCTGGGCCCTGGTGGGTGGCACGTGGTGTTGTGACCTGCTCTTGCAGCCAAAATGCTGCAGGgcgctccccctgccccagcatgtCTTGCGCTGCCTCGTCCTGGCAGAGGATGTTTTGCTGATCTCGCCTGGAAGCAGGGAGCGGAGGTGCCTCGTTTCCGGGGCTGAAGCATTTTGGAGCATCAACAGGGGCTTTTAAGTGCCAGCCTGTTGTGGAACGAGCGAGGTTGCGGTTGGGAATGTTtccaggaggagggagaagggatgcCAGCTGTGGGCGTCCACCCTAGCTACTGCAGGAGGGTTCTGTGCTGGCCATCAGCTTGTTCTGGTGCAGGGAGCGGGTCatggggcggggggtggtggtttGCAGTGGTGTGGAGTGTTTCTGGGTCACCTGTAACCCTCTGGCTTTTGGGACATTGTCCCCAAAAGCCCAAGGGAGCTACAGAAACATAGCGGCACTGAGGGTGCTGGCGACAGTCTTGTGGCCACTTGAATCCTGGATCCGGGTGGCAGGGAGTGCATGAGGACTAAAGCCGGCGGGCAGTTGGGAAGGTTGCCTGGTTTTGTCTGGAGGGGATGCACAGCCGCCCGTTGTGCCCAGCAGTTCCCAGCTCCAGAGCCTGTCGGTGTTGTCGGGCTGTTCCCCTGCATGCAGGGCGGGCTGCCCCCACCTCACACCTGCCTCTCTCCCGCCAGAATGACGGGCGGCTGCGGCTGAGCCGCCAGGGCGTGATTTTCAAGAACAGCAAGACGGGGAAGGTGGACAACATCCAGGCCTCAGAGCTGGCCGAGGGCGTGTGGCGGCGTGTGGCACTGGGTCACGGCCTCAAGCTGCTCACCAAGAACGGCCATGTCTACAAATATGATGGTTTCCGGGAATCGGTGAGTCCCCTGGTCCCTGTGTACCTGTCCTGTTCTTGTCCCTGGCTGGCATCTATTCAGTTGCTGGATTTTGCTTGTCCTGTGTCAAGCTGCACTCCCTGGAAGTCTGACGGCACTGACCACCCCCCGGGAACAGTGCTGACCCCCATTTTTTTTGCCACTTCCCTTGCACTGGGGAGGCCGTGTCCTGGTTACGGGCTCAGGGCAGCGCGTGTATGTGGTGGTGTCTGATGGATGTTCCCTCCTTCTTGCTGTTGTCCAGGAGTTCGATAAGCTCTCGGATTTCTTCAAGGCCCACTATTGCCTGGAGCTGGCGGAGAAGGATCTGTGTGTGAAGGGCTGGAATTGGGGGACAGTGAGGTTTGGAGGTGAGTTGTTGTAATGCCATTGCTGAGGGAAgggaacagctgcagcaggtgcaGCCCGAGGCAGGGGAGCTGGGATAGTTTCCCACCAGCATGGCTGTTCCTGCAGCACCCGGCTGGTCCCTTGAGCAACATCCTGCTTTCTAGTGGCATTCTTGGGGATGGTGGGGACGTTAGCcatcccaggaaagcagaagataCCTGCAGGCCTCAAATCCAGGGGAAGGTTTTGCAGGCAGGGAACACTTAGAAAAAGAAGGGTTGGCATGGGAGTTGCCAACATCTGTCCAAGCCTGCTGGTTCGTGAAGGAGCCAGGGGAGCTGGTGAATGCTCCCCCCTGATCTGAGTCCAGGGGAACATGGGAACAGGCGGTTCCCTTCAGTTCACTTCTGATCAGTGTCTGTCTCCCGGGGCTGTAACCAGAAGGAGAAAGCCTGCAGATTTGGGAGGGAGCATgggaatggaggcaggggggagGAGAGGTGTTGCTGGATTTTGTGAGAAGACCAAGGCTGTTCCTAGAGATGGGATCTAGGAGGACCCCATGGGTCTGCCTTGCAGTGGGGACCTTACCCGTGCCCCATGGCGTGGTGGTTCCGATCctgctgtgacgggctgcgtctcccctcctgcctgctgtaGGGCAGTTGCTCTCCTTTGACATCGGGGAGCAGCCGGTGTTCGAGATCCCCCTCAGCAACGTCTCCCAGTGCACAACGGGCAAGAATGAGGTGACACTGGAGTTCCACCAGAATGATGATGCTGAGGTCTCGCTCATGGAGGTTCGCTTCTACGTGCCGCCCACCCAGGAGGATGGCGTGGACCCTGTGGAGGTGAGAGGCTGGCCACAGGGACAGCAGGTcgggtgggggtggggtagCTGGGTACTCTCAACTGGTCATAACTCTCTTCCCTTGCAGGCCTTCGCTCAGAACGTCCTCTCCAAGGCGGATGTGATCCAGGCCACCGGCGATGCCATCTGCATCTTCCGGGAGCTGCAGTGTCTGACGCCTCGTGGGCGATATGACATCCGTATCTACCCCACCTTCCTGCATCTTCACGGCAAGACCTTCGACTACAAGATTCCCTACACAACCGTGCTGCGCCTGTTCCTGCTTCCGCATAAGGACCAGCGGCAGATGTTCTTTGTGGTGAGGAGGGAACGCGGGGCCTTCCCTCCCCCAGGGAAGGGTGACAAGTGATGGCTTCAGGGGATTTCAGGTCTTCACCTCCTCTTCTCTTTTAGATCAGCCTGGACCCCCCGATAAAGCAAGGCCAGACCCGCTACCACTTCCTTATCCTGCTCTTCTCCAAGGATGAGGACATCTCCCTGACCCTCAACATGAATGAGTGAGTTCCTCTCCTGCAAGGCCACTGCCTTGCGCCCCTCCCTGGATATGGGGGGCTTCGGGGAGCTGCGAGGGAGGTAACAAAACCTCATGGGTTCCCGTTCTCACCATTGCCCTCTCTTTCggctgtgcagggaggaggtggagaaaCGCTTCGAGGGGCGGCTCACCAAGAACATGTCGGGCTCCCTCTACGAGATGGTCAGCCGGGTCATGAAGGCGCTGGTGAATCGCAAGATCACTGTCCCCGGCAACTTCCAGGGGTGAGgcgtgctgctgccagccaaggGGGCTGTGGATGGCGGAATGTGGGATcttcctgctgcaggaaggggCACGGAGATGGGGAGAGATGCAAAGCCTGCCTTGCCTGCCCTAGGACAGAAGAAGCTGTTGCTTTGGTAGCCTGAGGCCAGCTGTTTGAGATCCCTCCCCAACTTTGGCAGCAGGACTGGCCCCTCTCTTTCTTGTTCCTGTGGCCAGGGAAATAGGGCTCTTTGGGATTTGTGGCTTGTGCTGGGGGAGCAGTTGCCAGGCTCCTCTGGGCTGCTGACGTCCTCTGTCTGACTGCGGGAGTGGGCACAGGGAGGGCGTTTGCTCCCCGTGGGTGTAAGATGGCTATGTTTGCCCTCACAGACACTCCGGAGCCCAGTGCATCACCTGCTCCTACAAGGCCAGCTCAGGGCTTCTGTACCCGCTGGAGCGTGGCTTCATCTATGTGCACAAGCCGCCCGTGCACATCCGCTTTGACGAGATCTCCTTCGTCAACTTTGCCCGTGGGACCACCACCACCCGCTCCTTCGACTTTGAGATCGAGACCAAGCAGGGCACGCAGTACACCTTCAGCAGCATAGAGAGGTGGGCAGGGGGCGTGGGGTGTGGGGTGAGCTGctctcagtgctgctggcaccctGGCTGCCGCCAATACCTGAcccccctgcctgtcctgcagGGAGGAGTATGGGAAGCTATTTGACTTTGTCAACGCCAAGAAGCTAAACATCAAGAACCGAGGCCTCAAGGAGGTacctgctgagcagggctggttCCCTGCGCCCCGCTGGAACCACTGCCCAccagctggggtggggagagggtggggggggctgttttctctgcaaaattttgctgctttccccccctttttttttttcacctctcttttctctccttgccCTTGTAGAGGAAAAAGGTCCGTGCGATatcccttcctctttctcctcttcctcctcctggtgCAGGTTTCCTCTGCATGGCTGTGGTGGTCCCCGACTAAACCCAGTAACTCCAGCATGACTTATGAGAGGACCCCCCCCCTAACCCAGATAACTCTTCTGCCCCTCTCTCCAGAGCCCTGATCGGTAGAAGGAGGGGACGTGGCAGGCCTCCCGTCCTCCCCACCCTGTGCATGCGACTGGGGCCTGCCCAGGAGCATGCCAGGAGTTGCAGTTTCCAGAAGTGGGGTGTGTGCAAGTGTGGGGAGCACAGGACGCAGCCCTCACGCTGTCTCTCCTGCAGGGCATGAAGCAGAGCTACGACGAATATGCCGACTCTGACGAGGACCAGCACGATGCCTACTTGGAGAGAATGAAGGAGGAGGGCAAGATCCGGGAGGAGAACGCCAATGACAGCAGTGACGGCTCTGGGGAGGAGACAGGTGAAGGCTGAGGCCTGGTGGGTGTGAGGGCCTGCCGGAGGGGACTGTCTTTGGTGATCAGGCTTCCTCACCCCATCTCTGGTGAAGTCTTGTCCATCCTTGCCTTGCTATAAGCTGACCCCTATGCTCTCTCCTTCCAGATGAGTCCTTCAACCCTGGTGAGGAGGATGATGATGTGGCTGAAGAGTGAGTAGAGACTGGGCAGGTGTCTGTCTAGCAGGGGGCTTTTGGAAGGCGCTGTTTGAGGGTGTCACGTGGGGCTGCATGAGCACTGGGGAATGTTCCAGGCACAGCCGGTATTGCTTTATAAATCCCTGGTCTTAAAAATCTTGAGAAGTAAGTGCAGTTCTGGGCTTGCTCAATTATAATGACATTATACAAATTGGAAAGGTTAGAGAAGGGCGGCTGGGGGGATCAGATGGCGCCTGGATGAGGCCTTGGCTGTTCAGGCTAGAAAAGAGAACAGCGGGAGGAGGATGGGATGCAGCTCCGTGAAATCCTGAGTTGGGGGAGCAGGTGGGTGGGAATTGCAGTCTCCGCAGCAGCGTGAAGAGCCACTGTGTGTGCTAGCGGGAGCTGGGTTGAGCCCAATGGGAGGAGGTGGATCTTGGTGGAGTTGAGCTGCGTGGTGGTGTGAGTGCCTAAAATTTACAGGAAGTGAGAAAATGATGAGCCGTGTTCGTGGAAGGAGAATCCCCTGAGAGCTGTTAAGCACAAACAACAGCTTCAGCTCAGGAAGTCTCAATTACGGGttgctggaggctgggagagttTGGGGGCAAGTCTTGCTGCCTGCTTGTGgctgctctccctcccccaCCTCGTGCTTCATCTTTCTGGGGTGGGGGTCTTGAGCTGTCACTGAAGCCGAGCACCTCCATGCAGGTTTGACAGCAACGCCTCGGCCAGTTCCTCCAGTGGTGATGGTGACAGCGACCGGGATGAGAAGAAGCcggccaagaaggccaagatTGTCAAGGACCGCAAGCCCCGCAAGAAGCAGCTAGAGGTGAGATGTTGCTGCTGGTGGGGTTGTGGAGAGCAGGGAGTGTGAGTTGCTACTCGCTGTGGGGACACGCAGGTTGCAGCCCATCAGCTGCACTTCACCTCAACCCTCTGCCACAGCCTGATCTGGTGCTGTCACCTCGCTGCGCTCTGTCCCAGCTGGGTCAGTTTTCCAAGCCTGActtgctgcctcctgcagaTGAGTCCAGGTTGAGACTTCCAAAGGGCGTGTTGTGCCCCTGCGTGTGCCCTGGACAGTCCTTTTGGGTGTTGGGGAACTTGTCCCTAACAGCTTGCCCTTAGAGTTTGCATGGGTGTCACCTGACAACCTGTCTCACCTGAATGGCGTAACTGAGTTACTGGTGGGATGGAGAAGAGCGGAGACCCGGCCCCTCATCTTGGGGCAGCCCTGAGTCTTCAGCAAGTGGTGCCGTTTGAAGCTTTGACGCTTGTTCTCTCCGCTCCCTGCCTTCTAgagcaagaaagggaaagactCCAATGCTCCCAAGCGGCCTATGTCAGCTTACATGCTTTGGCTGAATGCCAACCGGGAGAAGATCAAGTCAGAGCATCCTGGCATCAGCATCACAGACTTGTCCAAGAAGGCTGGGGAGCTCTGGAAAGCCATGTccaaggagaagaaggaggtgAGGGATGGGGCGTCTGGATTGCTTTGCTGGCGGGGAGAGCTGAGGCTGGGCGAGGAGGCTGGACAGGAGGGGCCCTGGCAGGCTCTTGCTTGTTCTCAGGAACCTGGCGCTCTGTAGGCGGGAGGGGAGTGTGGCAGTGGGGAGGTGATGGCTTTGGGCTGGTGGGTGAGTGttggcttgatccagggtggTGAGGGACATGGCGGGAGCGTGGGCGTGGTGTGGCTGGGGAcggtggtgggctctggtggtgcaggaggaggagagaaggccCCGCTAACCTTGTGCCCTTGCTGCAGGAATGGGACCGCAAGGCGGAAGATGCCAGGAGGGAGTACGAGAAGGCCATGAAGGAGTACAGCGGGGGCAGCAAGTCAGAGAGCTCCAAGACGTGAGtgtgctgagcagagagggctggcaggggttGCCGGGGCTTGGCCCCTCTGAACTGGGGCTGTTCCACAGCTGTCACGCTGCCTGAGCCtctccagggctgggggcagtgtgAAGAGTGTCCACAGCTCTGTGGCGCCAGAGAGGGGGGCTGGTGGGGTCAGCAGGGTAAtgcctctcctctcccaccctcccAACACATGCGCAGGGAGCGGtctaaaaagaagaagaagaagcagGAGAAGCAGATGAAGGGGAAAGTGGAGAAGAAAGGCGCCGCCTCCAAGTCTTTGTCCTCCAAGTCATCTGCCAAGAGTATGAACGAGAGCTTCAAGAGCAAGGAATTTGTCTCCAGTGATGAAAGCTCTTCTGCAGAGAGCAAGAAGGAGGTAAGGGTCTTGGTAAGGCTCTCCCGGCTCCTCTCCCCCAGGTACGCTCCATTTCTCTCTTGTGGACGTGGGCTGcttgtcctgtccctgcagggGCCGGGACCCTCTGGTACCTCTTGTCTGTGGTGGTGTGGGCAGCCTGTCTGTGTGCTACACGTGTCCCCAAGTCACTGCTGccaccctgtccctgctgtgggGTGTGGGAGAGGTCGGGgaacaggagctgctgccctgaCCTTGTCCCAGGCTGCCCTGACTTTGTCCCCTGCCCGCAGGACTCTGAGGAGGAGGGGGTCGccagcccaccccccagctCGGAGGAATCTGCGTCAGGCTCGGATTAGCCCTGTCCCGGCTGGCTCCAGGCTGGATCCCAGATCGGCGAGAGGACGGCTGGGCCGGCCCCGCGGCAGCCACCTGGGCCTTGGGCTCTCGAGCCGGTGGTCATGTCCCCCCGCAGCGGTGGTCATGTCCCCCCGCAGCGGGTgcagcgcccccggccccccgcccctgccctcAGTGCCTGGCCGGGGATCGAGGccccggggaggagggaggccCTGAGGGGCTGGGTCCCACCTCAGCGCAGTTTTGCATCAGTTTGTGTTTTTTGAATACTCTggttcctttccttttttctttccttgtggtttggtggggggttttttttggggtggggggtggtttggttttttttttttttttttttttttttttgtattttgggtCTGTTCACATGGCAACTTGgattgaataaaaaaaaaaccccaccgaGGGCGTCTTTGTGGATGCAGAGCCggggtgggcacagggctgTCCTTCCCGTTCCTGCCCCCGCGTTCCTGGCTCCCCGCCTTGAGCCGGTGCCAGTGCCCGAGCTCAgcccccccacacctccccGGCCATTACCGGGCTGCCGCGGCGGGGGGAACCGGCGGAGTGAGGGGGTCCGATTAGCGCCGCTTGCCTGGCCTGGCCGCGGGCGACCTTGCCTCTCAGTGGCAGCCCCCCCTGTCCGCTGCGcaccaccccctcacccccgcTCCGCCTCGGTTCCCGGTGCCGGCCCCGCGTGGGGCGCGCAGGGCCTGCTGGCACCGGCGGGCACCCCCGGccctggcggcggcggcagcggtGCTGGAAGACGCTCTAGCGCCCTCTCGATGGTAAAcggcgcggcgggaggggcggggcagggcggggcgcGGGGACTCTCTAGTCCTTCCTCTCCATGGTCCGCCCGGCCACGCGGCGCTGGCTTCGCCGCGCTCTCTGGTtggcggggagggggacaggggcgtggccggcggggggggcggaGGCGCGCTCATGAATatgcagcagcagcggcggcggcagcgggtGAGCGGGGGTCGCTCCGCTGGGCTGGGCCTACGGGGAACGGAGATCCCTTCGGGGCCCGTTGTACCCGCCGGAGACGAAGCCGCGGCATCGTCCCCGGCGGGCACAACGGGCTCGGTACCTCCCCGTTTCCCCGAAATCGAGTGGGGGGCTCTGTTGCCACGGCGACGGGCCTAGGCCTGCTGGCTGCGGCCTACCCAGCTACTCGAGCGGGGGCTTCGTTGCCAGGGCAATGAGAGTAGGCCCCGCcggaggagggcagggggcgGTGGTGGCGGACGCGGTACGGAACGGACTCGCAtcccggggcggggagcggggc
Proteins encoded in this window:
- the SSRP1 gene encoding FACT complex subunit SSRP1 isoform X2, producing the protein MADTLEFNEIYQEVKGSMNDGRLRLSRQGVIFKNSKTGKVDNIQASELAEGVWRRVALGHGLKLLTKNGHVYKYDGFRESEFDKLSDFFKAHYCLELAEKDLCVKGWNWGTVRFGGQLLSFDIGEQPVFEIPLSNVSQCTTGKNEVTLEFHQNDDAEVSLMEVRFYVPPTQEDGVDPVEAFAQNVLSKADVIQATGDAICIFRELQCLTPRGRYDIRIYPTFLHLHGKTFDYKIPYTTVLRLFLLPHKDQRQMFFVISLDPPIKQGQTRYHFLILLFSKDEDISLTLNMNEEEVEKRFEGRLTKNMSGSLYEMVSRVMKALVNRKITVPGNFQGHSGAQCITCSYKASSGLLYPLERGFIYVHKPPVHIRFDEISFVNFARGTTTTRSFDFEIETKQGTQYTFSSIEREEYGKLFDFVNAKKLNIKNRGLKEGMKQSYDEYADSDEDQHDAYLERMKEEGKIREENANDSSDGSGEETDESFNPGEEDDDVAEEFDSNASASSSSGDGDSDRDEKKPAKKAKIVKDRKPRKKQLESKKGKDSNAPKRPMSAYMLWLNANREKIKSEHPGISITDLSKKAGELWKAMSKEKKEEWDRKAEDARREYEKAMKEYSGGSKSESSKTERSKKKKKKQEKQMKGKVEKKGAASKSLSSKSSAKSMNESFKSKEFVSSDESSSAESKKEDSEEEGVASPPPSSEESASGSD
- the SSRP1 gene encoding FACT complex subunit SSRP1 isoform X1 encodes the protein MADTLEFNEIYQEVKGSMNDGRLRLSRQGVIFKNSKTGKVDNIQASELAEGVWRRVALGHGLKLLTKNGHVYKYDGFRESEFDKLSDFFKAHYCLELAEKDLCVKGWNWGTVRFGGQLLSFDIGEQPVFEIPLSNVSQCTTGKNEVTLEFHQNDDAEVSLMEVRFYVPPTQEDGVDPVEAFAQNVLSKADVIQATGDAICIFRELQCLTPRGRYDIRIYPTFLHLHGKTFDYKIPYTTVLRLFLLPHKDQRQMFFVISLDPPIKQGQTRYHFLILLFSKDEDISLTLNMNEEEVEKRFEGRLTKNMSGSLYEMVSRVMKALVNRKITVPGNFQGHSGAQCITCSYKASSGLLYPLERGFIYVHKPPVHIRFDEISFVNFARGTTTTRSFDFEIETKQGTQYTFSSIEREEYGKLFDFVNAKKLNIKNRGLKEGMKQSYDEYADSDEDQHDAYLERMKEEGKIREENANDSSDGSGEETDESFNPGEEDDDVAEEFDSNASASSSSGDGDSDRDEKKPAKKAKIVKDRKPRKKQLESKKGKDSNAPKRPMSAYMLWLNANREKIKSEHPGISITDLSKKAGELWKAMSKEKKEEWDRKAEDARREYEKAMKEYSGGSKSESSKTERSKKKKKKQEKQMKGKVEKKGAASKSLSSKSSAKSMNESFKSKEFVSSDESSSAESKKEVRVLDSEEEGVASPPPSSEESASGSD